From the genome of Salvelinus fontinalis isolate EN_2023a chromosome 20, ASM2944872v1, whole genome shotgun sequence, one region includes:
- the LOC129817782 gene encoding thyrotropin receptor-like translates to MTENNRHRLQVITCALFTLVTLPIKTLGDTDSCPTVCECSEWKTYTISCFDIDVIPTFPTSTETIWLLETRLTSVPGDVFSNLVNISRIYISVDVTLAGLERHSFYNLKKITHIEIRNAKSLSYIDPEAFKNLPNLKYLGIFNTGLTIFPDLTNIHSDDMNFILEIADHPYISEVPANSFRGITNQVLTVMLYSNGFTDIQHHAFNGTKLDAVYLHRNKRLTKMDERTFAGTVSGPMLLDVSLTGVSSLPTAGLESLRELMARNAWNLKKLPPIKTFKHLVTADLTYPSLCCGFKNLKKKRGYLEYIICNLTAFYDQHQKRSVGPLRVPSLQVDPASDTAADRHQKRSVGPLTVPSLQEDPMGDAADPQPSEVGFRDGVFRDTQGDPRRDFQSSLHYHAYFGGQPDDDVGFGETLKNPQEDTSQDFDSRYDYVVCEEDEEVTCAPAPDEFNPCEDIMGFSFLRVSVWFVSLLAVVGNMVALLVLLTSHYKLSVSRFLMCHLAFADLCMGIYLLLIASVDLHTRAEYYNHAIDWQTGPGCGLAGFFTVFASELSVYTLTVITLERWYAITFAMRLDRKLRLPHAAAVMLAGWLFCLLLAMLPLVGVSSYQKVSICLPMDTQSTVAQVYIVSVLILNILAFLVICACYIKIYCTVHNPHYRSGSKDTNIAKRMAVLIFTDFVCMAPISFYAMSAVLDRPLITVSNSKILLVLFYPLNSCANPFLYAIFTKAFRGDVFILLSKVGLCQRRAQLFRGQTVSSKGSSGVCHQVRRGKKRDKNEKGTGGPEEVPIHLQDRSGSGQTYLQPTSQQPSPEENCSLYT, encoded by the exons ATGGCTTCTGGAGACGCGTCTGACATCAGTGCCAGGAGATGTTTTCTCCAACCTGGTCAACATCTCAAGGAT ATACATATCAGTGGACGTAACACTGGCAGGACTTGAGAGGCATTCCTTCTACAATCTAAAGAAAATCACCCACAT AGAGATCCGGAACGCAAAGAGTCTGTCGTACATCGACCCAGAAGCATTTAAGAACCTTCCAAACCTGAAATACCT GGGGATTTTCAATACTGGCCTCACCATCTTTCCTGATCTCACCAACATTCACTCAGATGATATGAACTTTATACT TGAAATAGCTGATCATCCATACATATCTGAGGTCCCAGCAAACTCATTCCGCGGTATTACCAACCAAGTGCTGACGGT GATGTTGTACAGTAATGGCTTCACCGACATTCAACATCATGCTTTCAACGGGACCAAACTGGATGCTGT gTACCTCCATAGGAACAAGCGTCTGACCAAGATGGATGAAAGAACATTTGCTGGCACTGTTAGTGGCCCAATGCTTCT TGACGTGTCCCTGACGGGGGTGTCGTCCCTCCCCACAGCAGGCCTGGAATCTCTCAGGGAGCTGATGGCCCGCAACGCCTGGAACCTGAAGAAGCTCCCGCCAATCAAAACCTTCAAACACCTGGTTACCGCAGACCTCACCTACCCCTCCCTGTGCTGCGGCTTCAAGAACCTCAagaagaagagagg ATACCTTGAGTACATCATCTGTAACCTGACAGCTTTCTACGACCAGCATCAAAAGAGATCAGTAGGTCCCCTCAGAGTCCCCTCTCTTCAAGTAGACCCAGCATCGGACACTGCAGCAGACCGGCACCAGAAGAGATCCGTGGGTCCCCTCACAGTCCCATCCCTCCAAGAGGATCCCATGGGGGATGCAGCTGACCCGCAGCCCAGCGAGGTGGGCTTCAGAGATGGGGTGTTCAGAGACACCCAGGGAGATCCCCGGAGAGACTTCCAAAGCAGCCTCCACTACCACGCTTACTTCGGGGGCCAGCCGGATGATGACGTGGGCTTCGGGGAGACACTGAAG AACCCCCAGGAGGACACCAGCCAGGACTTCGACAGTCGCTATGACTACGTGGTCtgtgaggaggacgaggaggtcaCCTGCGCCCCTGCGCCGGACGAGTTCAACCCGTGCGAGGACATCATGGGCTTCAGCTTCCTGCGGGTGTCTGTGTGGTTCGTGTCCCTACTGGCTGTTGTAGGCAACATGGTGGCCCTTCTAgtcctcctcacctctcactacaAGCTCTCCGTCTCCCGCTTCCTCATGTGTCACCTGGCCTTCGCTGACCTCTGCATGGGGATATATCTCCTCCTCATCGCCTCTGTGGACCTTCACACCCGGGCAGAGTACTACAACCACGCCATCGACTGGCAGACGGGGCCGGGCTGCGGGTTAGCGGGGTTCTTTACCGTGTTTGCCAGCGAGCTGTCGGTGTATACGCTGACGGTGATCACGCTAGAGAGGTGGTATGCGATAACGTTCGCCATGAGGCTGGACAGGAAGTTGCGTCTGCCCCATGCAGCTGCTGTGATGTTGGCTGGATGGTTGTTCTGCCTCCTCCTAGCGATGCTCCCCCTAGTGGGGGTTAGTAGTTACCAGAAG gtcagTATCTGCCTACCCATGGACACGCAGTCCACCGTGGCCCAGGTGTACATTGTCTCAGTCCTTATCCTCAACATCCTGGCATTTCTGGTCATCTGTGCCTGTTACATCAAGATCTACTGCACTGTCCACAACCCGCACTACCGGTCCGGCTCCAAAGACACCAACATCGCCAAACGCATGGCCGTCCTTATCTTCACGGACTTCGTGTGTATGGCGCCCATCTCTTTCTACGCCATGTCGGCGGTTCTGGACCGGCCTCTCATCACTGTATCCAACTCCAAGATTCTGCTGGTGCTCTTCTACCCTCTCAACTCCTGTGCCAACCCCTTCCTGTACGCCATCTTCACCAAGGCCTTCAGGGGGGATGTCTTTATCCTGCTCAGTAAGGTGGGGTTGTGCCAGCGCCGGGCACAGCTCTTCAGAGGGCAGACGGTCAGTTCGAAGGGTAGCAGTGGGGTATGTCACCAGGTCCGGAGAGGTAAGAAGAGAGACAAAAACGAGAAGGGAACAGGAGGACCAGAGGAGGTACCCATCCACCTGCAGGATCGTTCTGGGTCTGGTCAAACCTACCTCCAACCCACCT